One genomic segment of Erysipelotrichaceae bacterium 66202529 includes these proteins:
- a CDS encoding patatin-like phospholipase family protein has product MRIGLALSGGGMRAAVYHLGVLKYLAEKKLLGNVKHISTVSGASICMGLIYACNANQWPKDTQLLKQVLPEVKKCITQKDIQWHAVLRLFLQPYYWDKKVNLLAKVMEQRWSVKGCLQDIAASPMWTINTTAYESGKDFRFSKIRMGERDSSFVMHPSFALSHAVAASAGFPVWIGPYKLKTDQYVWTDATGTITVRPRDRVLHLWDGGVYDNMGLDPVFTTKQDGGLLPDINYLIVSNASGNIGHKTRKYSFSIENLKRLLDINMDQVEALRSQEVIDFFRKYHNGVYLKIGTTVKEIMKHSTCSKQEKEDWIRCSMKEAEVQRVADYKTTLEKVSSLDFDAILQHGYETAKATLECFGKFA; this is encoded by the coding sequence ATGCGCATCGGACTTGCATTATCCGGCGGTGGTATGCGGGCGGCTGTTTACCATCTTGGTGTACTAAAATATCTCGCAGAGAAAAAGCTGCTGGGGAATGTAAAGCATATATCCACTGTCTCTGGTGCTAGTATCTGTATGGGACTGATATATGCCTGCAATGCCAATCAATGGCCCAAGGATACACAGCTTTTAAAGCAGGTGCTGCCGGAAGTAAAAAAATGTATTACGCAAAAGGATATCCAGTGGCATGCGGTATTACGACTGTTTCTACAACCCTATTACTGGGATAAAAAGGTAAATCTGCTTGCTAAGGTCATGGAGCAGCGCTGGTCAGTGAAGGGCTGTTTACAGGATATTGCCGCATCTCCTATGTGGACAATCAATACAACCGCCTATGAATCCGGAAAGGATTTTCGCTTTTCCAAAATCAGAATGGGAGAGCGGGATTCCAGCTTTGTGATGCATCCATCCTTTGCTTTATCACATGCAGTAGCGGCCAGTGCAGGCTTTCCGGTATGGATTGGGCCGTATAAACTGAAAACGGATCAATATGTGTGGACGGATGCAACCGGAACGATAACGGTTCGGCCACGAGATCGTGTGTTACACCTGTGGGATGGCGGTGTCTATGACAATATGGGGCTGGATCCGGTATTCACAACGAAACAGGATGGTGGATTGCTGCCGGATATCAATTATCTGATTGTTTCCAATGCATCTGGAAATATCGGGCATAAAACTCGTAAATATTCCTTTTCTATTGAAAACTTAAAACGTCTGCTTGATATCAATATGGATCAGGTGGAGGCATTGCGCAGTCAGGAGGTAATCGACTTCTTCCGCAAATATCATAATGGTGTTTATCTGAAAATCGGCACAACGGTAAAGGAAATCATGAAGCATAGCACCTGTTCAAAACAGGAAAAGGAGGACTGGATACGCTGCAGTATGAAGGAGGCGGAGGTACAGCGGGTTGCGGATTATAAGACAACATTGGAAAAGGTATCCTCCCTTGATTTTGACGCCATCCTGCAGCATGGCTATGAAACAGCGAAGGCTACACTGGAATGCTTTGGGAAATTCGCCTAA
- the pta gene encoding phosphate acetyltransferase, with product MIKSLIEKIKGKGTRIVFTEGSDPRILEAAIRLHKEDIVVPVLLGNRAEIAGAAAANGWDIEGIETLDPIEYKNMDMMVTKVIELRKGKLDEAQAREACLHRNFFGTMYVKLGCADGLLGGATYSTADTVRPALQLIKTRPGNSIVSSCFILMKDGEENLVMGDCSINIDPSADDLVEITLQTAHTVRQFGIEPRVGLLSYSTLGSAKGASVAKVNEAATRLKRMPLDFAVEGEVQFDCAVAPEVAKLKAPDSKVAGNINTFIFPNIDAGNIGYKIASRLGGYEAIGPILQGLNAPINDLSRGCNAEEVFKMAIVTAAQKYMDI from the coding sequence ATGATCAAATCTTTAATTGAAAAAATCAAGGGAAAGGGAACTCGTATCGTATTTACAGAAGGCTCTGACCCGCGTATTCTGGAAGCAGCAATCCGTCTGCATAAGGAAGATATCGTTGTACCTGTTCTGCTGGGAAATCGTGCGGAAATAGCTGGGGCTGCTGCAGCAAACGGATGGGATATTGAAGGCATCGAAACACTGGATCCAATCGAATATAAAAATATGGATATGATGGTAACAAAGGTTATCGAGCTTCGTAAAGGTAAGCTGGATGAAGCGCAGGCAAGAGAAGCATGTCTGCATAGAAACTTTTTTGGTACCATGTATGTTAAGCTGGGCTGTGCAGATGGTCTGCTTGGTGGTGCTACATACTCTACTGCAGATACGGTACGTCCTGCTTTACAGTTGATTAAAACAAGACCGGGAAACTCCATCGTTTCCAGCTGCTTTATCCTGATGAAGGATGGCGAGGAAAATTTGGTTATGGGTGACTGCTCTATCAATATTGATCCGAGTGCAGATGATCTGGTGGAAATTACACTGCAGACTGCACATACTGTTCGTCAGTTCGGTATTGAACCAAGAGTCGGACTGCTGTCTTACTCTACACTGGGTTCCGCAAAGGGTGCCAGTGTTGCGAAGGTAAATGAAGCAGCAACCCGCTTAAAACGTATGCCGCTGGATTTCGCTGTAGAAGGAGAAGTACAGTTTGACTGTGCAGTTGCTCCGGAAGTCGCAAAATTGAAAGCACCGGATTCCAAGGTTGCCGGAAATATCAATACCTTTATCTTCCCGAATATCGATGCCGGAAACATCGGTTATAAAATTGCATCCCGTCTGGGGGGATATGAAGCGATTGGGCCAATTCTGCAGGGTCTGAATGCACCAATCAATGACTTATCACGCGGTTGTAATGCGGAAGAGGTATTTAAGATGGCCATTGTGACTGCTGCACAGAAATACATGGATATCTAA